tccaagacgactgaatctcttcttacactctggacactcgtgaggtttgtcacctgaatgcactaacatatgagtcttcatatctccaagacgactgaatctcttctcacactctggacactcgtgaggtttgtcaccagaatgcaccaacatgtgttctattatagttccacgtaatctaaattttttgccacactcggcacattgaaaaggtctctcatcccaatgcaccatcatgtgagtcttcatatttccatgccgactaaatctcttcccacactctggacactcgtgaggtttatcatTTGAATGctgtaacatgtgagtcttcatatctccaagacgactgaatctcttctcacACACTGGACACTCGTGAAGTTTGTCACTTGAATGCacaaacatgtgccttattagttTTCCAcgctctctaaattttttgccacaatcagcacattgaaaaggtctctcatccgcatgcaccattctgtgagtcttcatatttccaagaagactgaatcgcttcccacactctggacattcgtgaggtttgtcacctgaatgcactaacatgtgagtcttcatatctccaagacgactgaatctcttctcacactctggacaatcatgaggtttctcacctgaatgcataAACATATGACTTATTATAGCTCTACGtaatctaaattttttgccacactcggcacattgaaaaggtctctcatccacatgcaccatcatgtgagtcttcatatttccatgccgactgaatctcttcccacactctggacactcgtgaggttttccACCtgtatgtactaacatgtgagtcttcatacttccacgccgACTGAGTCTCTTCCCACATTCTGTACACTCATGAGAtttttcacctgaatgcactagtatgtgagtcttcatagttccaagaagactgaatctcttcccacactctggacattcgtgaggtttttcacctgaatgcactaacatgtgagtcttcacatgtccaagatgattgaatcttttcccacacactggacattcatgaggtttgtcacctgaatgcactaacatgtgacgcctcacatgtgaaggacgggtgaataccttcggacactgtggacactggtgagtcttcatcttttttatgacaggtgcagtttgtgtgaaggttttcttccccggatgttgggagaagcgtcaaggcttgagtgttgtttcttagagttagacttgatgtgagcacttggcagtGAAGTGTGGTGTTTCTTCTtgagataggtgcagtttgtgtcacggTTTCCCGTAATGCTCGTGCTGAACATTACCGGCAGGCGCTACTAAAATGGCAGCGGTCGCTTACTCTCTCATCACCGAATAATCCAGCTCGGGAACTGGTCAAGTCgtctactgcaatttcggataccgggctagaaacaacttcgtgtaCTGAgaaatttgtacatacaaaccattttgTTCGTATAGGCGCTGGTTTTGTTCGctgctgttctcgtctgaatTAGCGCACTGTTTGTATTACTTTGTTAACAAAGCGCTCTCGtatcagagaagggaagggaagagaactctcaggggggaaagcgctaagccataaagactatatatagcatttggatggggtcaggttaaggatttgtgatggcacgggggaagggaaggaatagtgcccaaccatttggatggtcggggattgaactcttaTCAGAGAAgacatccattattagaataacaaggtgcaaaccataccccttacagttgaaatctatttatttatatacacgaaggtacattggattgtgagagtacataatatttgttaagaggtacattgtagcaaaatttgagttgacagagtgggtagcacaagatacagtgtgagtttgaaacacatttagaaacaaggcgccgccgaaggaggctaatttattatgcactccatactcaACCAGTGAGTAGTTGAGCAAAACAGAATACATgatcataaagtcttaatcagacctcatgtggctatttttacattaacatttacaactaacttaagtaaAATAATACTGTAGTGTTTGAATGAcaatgaaggaaagacccaatgcaTGTGAAAATGtgttattaaaccaaattttggGACGAACTTACATTTATTAAGGtttatcaaatagagagaaagatctcaggggttgatatcacaccgaacctgtccccagaggcccacatcaaaaggatatcatcagacaGCGTGTCCAGACCACGGTTGTGTGCGGTCACAaggttggcgctcttggcgtccgctgattggtgggaggtggagtattgccccacactcttcgtttttgcacgtggtgatacaggatattgtgcatttgttctcgattattgacagcgtcgaagaaatggctgaggcggtatgcctaagtggtagtgaggaggacagacaagatgataacagaccgtttgaagtagtagtgaacagaaagaaacggagaaataataacagacagcgagacagtgagagtgacgatgaaattacaaagagaccaaagaatgagaccctactcagcaagactcaagacaagcaagacaagtgtgggaaccgacctgtgagatttatatttatttaatttatatgaatttatatttacgttaatttatatacttcgatagcaatttgtatgatgataagtggactgtatttctgcaataatctcataatctcacaaatcgatcctctacacattaggggggtttatattaatttaatttatatatatgcagccaatcaaactacagtattaactacacatcatTAAACAtttaagaggttccttatcttatttgtacagcaggccttagtccactaggtataaccaggatgtagacaccacattttccctctttgaggtagcttccatcaccctggtaactgatgcacaaagcatgcttcctcgtcttgacctgtcaaaagggcgctagctgtgaagccagaatcctagtatatgacaactatatcagagaaaacactgtacatagaaccatgaagacctggcttaattacctttagtttgaggctatctcgtgctctaaccggtccaccctatatacactgacattaatggccataaatgaaagataaacgggtttcggaaagacacttcccttgaaattgatgacagcgtgttgatgatggcagatcactactctgatcttccataacacttcgtccaagagaattaacaggagccgaatttgctcccgtgagcctctgtggtctaagtaTAAAACAAtgtctgaccactccctcaccctcacgctactggcctacattgtccagatgacagtaagtgatagaagggtcacatttactccatTTTaacattgataattaagttaatttatatgagatgtttttatgatggtaaagtccaaagactaatgtatttaagaataattaccagcagaatagctggtgaatttataatagtatgtggtgacgatatcccgttttctatagacggtaattccactacaagttacgttttctatgggtaacttgtttacacAACACAGCtgcaattatctgtctgtatgatattaaatggtgtcggattttccgacaacaagACAAGAAAGAAGtcgaggctgttgttccctataacatgccaattgaatttccaccaaaagctagagtggacggtacgtctagctaaacaatgtttggaatacgaaccacttttcaaggagggtcttcaccggccctacataacagttgggactgaacaggccgtggaacgcctcacgacggttggttttgaaaatgtagtgatggttcctccagaagaaggtatgttgcacacaaagatcatagttttcaagtttccaacttatttggatcctgactgtattcacctaattgtgcttgcgggggttgagctctggctctttggtcccgcctctcaaccgtcaatcaacaggtgtacagattcctgagcctattgggctctatcatatctacatttgaaactgtgtatggagtcagcctccaccacatcactgcctaatgcattccatttactaactaccctgacactaaaaaagttctttctaatgtctctgtggctcatttgggtactcagcttccacctgtgtccccttgttcgcgtcccaccagtgttgaatagttcatccttgtttacccggtcgattcctctgaggattttgtaggttgtgatcatgtccccccttactcttctgtcttccagtgtcgtaaggtgcatttcccgcagcctttcctcataactcatgcctcttagttctgggactagtctagtagcatacctttggactttttccagtttcgtcttgtgcttgacaaggtacgggctccatgctggggccgcatactccaggattggtcttacatatgtggtgtacaagattctgaatgattctttacacaggttcctgaacgccgttctgatgttagccagcctcgcatatgccgcagacgttattctctttgtgggcttcaggagacaggtttggtgtgatatcaactcctagatctttctctctgtcagtttcattaagtacttcatctcctattctgtatcctgtgcctggcctcctgtttccactgcctagtttcattactttgcatttactcgggttgaacgtcaacagccatttgttggaccattcactcagtctatccaggtcatcttgtagcctcctactatcatcctctgtttcaatcctcctcataatttttgcatcttcggcaaacattaagaggaacgaatctataccctttgggagatcatttacatataccagaaacagtataggtccaaggactgacccctgcgggactccacttgtgacgtctcgccaatctgagacctcacccctcacacagactcgttgtctcctgttgcttaggta
This genomic window from Procambarus clarkii isolate CNS0578487 chromosome 1, FALCON_Pclarkii_2.0, whole genome shotgun sequence contains:
- the LOC138360006 gene encoding gastrula zinc finger protein XlCGF8.2DB-like, whose translation is MKTHILVHSGEKSHECTECGKRLSRRGSMKTHMLVHTGGKPHECPECGKRFSRHGNMKTHMMVHVDERPFQCAECGKKFRLRRAIISHMFMHSGDKPHECPECKKRFSRLGVMKNHMLVHSGDKPHECPECGVGDQAPKSDCDGKPGSVAPCYFGPRPSSSGLSLLDTRLMVFWEFF